In one window of Lewinella sp. 4G2 DNA:
- a CDS encoding lytic transglycosylase domain-containing protein → MKHLLTGLGFGLAILIGWFLFLSLNTSDTLPEVDERQPKTVKSTQLPQMVRPVDLTGPFNFAGEPIPMDDFDVRERLDMELLRNAYFHRNTLLLLKRKPRFFPTIERILAEEGVPTDLKYLAVAESGLDNAVSPAGAKGVWQFMAPTGKSYGLEINAEVDERYHLEKATRAAAKYLKDYYKEFGDWRWVAAAYNMGGPNVRKWRKRQSADNIFELDINKETMAYVFRIVALKTILEDPESFGYSLGPDDAYPVLNNYETVTVSKSIADLGQFAKANNTTYRKLKVYNPWLVAGSLPISTGNSYEIKLPR, encoded by the coding sequence ATGAAGCATCTACTCACCGGCCTTGGCTTCGGCCTGGCCATCCTTATTGGTTGGTTCCTCTTCCTCAGCCTGAACACTTCGGATACACTGCCCGAGGTTGACGAGCGGCAGCCCAAAACGGTAAAATCCACCCAGCTACCCCAAATGGTGCGCCCGGTGGATCTGACCGGCCCCTTCAATTTTGCCGGTGAGCCCATTCCAATGGACGACTTCGACGTACGGGAGCGACTCGATATGGAGCTGTTACGCAACGCGTATTTCCACCGCAACACACTGCTGTTGCTAAAACGTAAACCCCGCTTCTTCCCAACAATCGAGCGGATCCTGGCCGAAGAGGGCGTGCCGACTGACTTGAAGTACCTCGCCGTCGCGGAATCTGGCCTCGACAATGCCGTCAGCCCCGCCGGCGCGAAGGGAGTGTGGCAATTCATGGCTCCAACGGGTAAATCCTACGGCCTGGAGATCAACGCGGAAGTGGACGAGCGCTATCACCTGGAGAAGGCCACGCGCGCCGCCGCCAAGTACCTGAAGGACTACTACAAAGAATTCGGCGACTGGCGCTGGGTAGCCGCCGCCTACAATATGGGCGGACCGAACGTACGCAAATGGCGCAAACGCCAGAGCGCGGACAACATATTTGAGCTGGACATTAACAAGGAAACCATGGCTTACGTTTTCCGCATCGTAGCCCTTAAAACCATTCTGGAAGACCCCGAATCCTTCGGCTACTCCCTCGGTCCGGACGACGCTTACCCCGTATTGAATAACTACGAAACCGTCACGGTCTCCAAGAGCATTGCCGACCTGGGGCAATTCGCCAAGGCCAACAACACGACCTACCGGAAACTGAAAGTCTACAATCCCTGGCTCGTGGCGGGCAGCCTGCCCATCAGCACGGGGAATTCTTACGAGATCAAACTCCCCCGGTAA
- a CDS encoding DUF2452 domain-containing protein, with protein sequence MAEKEKRTPEKELIINPIDGDKIAENPHLLPYAHERGGATIKPMDAGKVKGLAMTAMYEQTDMQLDQIKAQIELLAKQANAIQQRMSISERIYQAQMGIDPIISRTYYLYEKKSGGNVLSMVSPQEWGPNGPYTYIATVKLLGDHTWDVLKKADAQE encoded by the coding sequence ATGGCCGAAAAAGAGAAAAGAACGCCCGAAAAGGAGTTGATCATCAACCCCATCGACGGAGACAAGATTGCGGAAAACCCGCACCTGCTGCCGTACGCCCACGAACGGGGTGGCGCGACCATCAAACCAATGGACGCCGGCAAGGTGAAGGGCCTGGCCATGACGGCCATGTACGAGCAAACGGACATGCAGCTGGACCAGATCAAAGCCCAGATCGAACTGCTGGCCAAGCAGGCCAACGCCATCCAACAACGGATGTCTATCTCCGAAAGAATTTACCAGGCGCAGATGGGTATCGACCCCATCATCAGCCGGACCTACTACCTCTACGAAAAGAAATCGGGCGGCAACGTCCTCAGCATGGTCAGCCCGCAAGAGTGGGGACCCAACGGGCCGTACACGTACATCGCTACCGTGAAGCTGCTGGGAGACCACACCTGGGACGTGTTGAAAAAAGCGGACGCTCAGGAGTAA
- the arfB gene encoding alternative ribosome rescue aminoacyl-tRNA hydrolase ArfB has translation MDWPLIQQELTFRTSRSSGAGGQHVNKTETRVELVFNLDESQGLNHREKKNLRHHLKRKIDANGIISVVDQSGRSQHGNKVKALKRLKEMLSLSGRPIPKKHVGKSFVANRGKRLERKKRRSEIKAGRGKIRW, from the coding sequence ATGGACTGGCCACTCATCCAACAGGAACTCACTTTTAGGACGTCCCGCAGCAGCGGAGCCGGTGGCCAGCACGTCAACAAAACGGAAACCCGCGTGGAGTTAGTCTTCAACCTCGACGAGAGCCAGGGGCTGAACCACCGCGAAAAGAAGAACCTCCGCCACCACCTCAAACGTAAGATTGACGCCAATGGAATCATTTCCGTTGTCGACCAATCCGGACGTAGCCAACACGGCAATAAGGTCAAAGCGTTGAAACGATTGAAGGAAATGCTCTCCCTCTCCGGCCGGCCCATCCCGAAGAAGCACGTGGGCAAGTCCTTCGTCGCCAACCGAGGTAAACGTCTGGAACGGAAGAAGCGACGGTCGGAGATTAAGGCGGGACGGGGGAAGATCCGTTGGTAA
- a CDS encoding OmpA family protein: protein MRFTWLALFALLSISSCTYTAKVTDGATAVDRKQYDVAIPMLQREFKKAKTRSVKGEVAMNLGTSYRETGNDEEAITWFQKAYDNNAGPDALREKAAALKRLERYEEAIQVYTDLGFEIGSRYEFRKEIQGAELAQKWKDQETEGKERPYTVQAANFNSRGADYAPVYFENQLIFSSDRQGGDGAENYKWTGRGFTDIYQTSVTGGAVTSFSDVINTPDHEGTPSFSADGQQVYFTRCVSPGKREDAFCGIYVSERNGGGWGPATKLPFVKPGVNYLHPAISATGDRLYFSALMEDGWGGYDIYVVNKKVDGTWSDPILMNRAINTQGNEQFPTLDADTLYFASDGLVGMGGLDIYMTHPMANGRYSAPKNLGIPVNSGADDFSYTIVKRMGSGLDEKVLGFFSTARPGGAGADDIYEFARRTLPPPPPDPTPIVYKNVLDVTVVEKILEDPADPQSRVRGLRPVPNATIVASIGAESRTVTTNEEGQLSLVLVDNQNYQFRAERDGYLAAEGVFSSRNLPKDPDAPEQRYELELEIEKIFLNAEIVLENIYYDFDESFIREDAQPTLNELASLLQRNPNINIELGSHTDCQGPEGYNQRLSQDRAQSAVNYLIERGIDGNRLTARGYGETQPVAECVCQRCTDEENQRNRRTTFRIVE from the coding sequence ATGCGCTTCACCTGGCTCGCCCTATTCGCTCTGCTTTCCATCTCCAGTTGCACCTACACCGCCAAAGTGACGGACGGCGCTACCGCCGTGGACCGCAAGCAATACGACGTAGCCATTCCCATGCTGCAAAGGGAATTCAAGAAGGCCAAAACCAGGTCAGTAAAGGGAGAAGTCGCCATGAATCTGGGTACCTCCTACCGCGAAACGGGTAACGATGAGGAGGCCATCACCTGGTTCCAAAAGGCCTACGACAACAACGCCGGCCCGGACGCCCTCCGTGAAAAGGCCGCCGCCCTCAAACGCCTGGAACGCTACGAGGAAGCCATCCAGGTCTATACCGACCTCGGCTTTGAGATTGGCTCCCGCTACGAATTCCGCAAGGAGATCCAGGGGGCGGAACTCGCCCAGAAGTGGAAGGACCAGGAAACGGAAGGGAAAGAGCGGCCCTACACCGTACAGGCCGCCAACTTCAACTCCCGTGGCGCGGATTACGCTCCCGTCTATTTCGAAAATCAGCTCATCTTCAGCTCCGACCGCCAGGGGGGAGACGGGGCGGAAAACTACAAGTGGACGGGCCGTGGCTTCACCGACATCTACCAAACTAGCGTGACCGGGGGCGCCGTCACTTCCTTTAGCGACGTGATCAACACCCCCGACCACGAAGGCACCCCTTCCTTCAGCGCGGACGGCCAACAGGTCTACTTCACCCGCTGCGTCTCTCCCGGCAAGCGGGAAGATGCTTTTTGTGGCATCTACGTCTCGGAGCGGAACGGCGGCGGCTGGGGGCCGGCCACCAAACTTCCCTTCGTCAAACCGGGCGTCAACTACCTCCACCCCGCCATCTCTGCCACTGGTGATCGACTTTACTTCAGCGCCCTCATGGAAGACGGTTGGGGTGGTTACGACATCTACGTTGTCAACAAGAAAGTGGACGGGACGTGGAGCGACCCCATCTTGATGAACCGCGCAATCAACACCCAGGGCAACGAACAATTCCCGACACTCGACGCTGACACCTTGTACTTCGCGAGCGACGGATTGGTCGGCATGGGTGGTCTCGACATCTACATGACCCACCCCATGGCTAACGGCCGCTACAGCGCACCAAAGAATCTGGGGATCCCCGTCAACAGTGGGGCCGACGATTTTTCCTACACCATCGTCAAGCGCATGGGAAGTGGCCTCGACGAAAAAGTGCTGGGCTTCTTCAGTACGGCCCGCCCCGGCGGAGCGGGTGCCGATGACATTTACGAGTTCGCCCGCCGCACCCTGCCGCCCCCCCCACCCGATCCGACTCCCATCGTCTACAAAAACGTACTTGACGTTACCGTAGTAGAAAAGATCCTCGAGGATCCGGCCGATCCGCAATCGCGCGTCCGTGGTTTGCGGCCGGTGCCTAACGCAACGATCGTGGCCAGCATCGGCGCGGAATCCCGTACCGTCACTACCAATGAAGAGGGTCAATTAAGCCTGGTGTTGGTCGACAACCAGAATTACCAATTTCGCGCCGAGCGTGATGGCTACCTGGCCGCCGAAGGTGTCTTCTCCAGCCGCAACTTGCCAAAAGATCCGGATGCACCCGAACAGCGGTACGAGTTGGAGTTGGAGATTGAAAAGATCTTCCTCAACGCCGAGATCGTCCTCGAAAATATTTACTACGACTTTGACGAAAGCTTCATCCGCGAAGATGCGCAGCCAACGCTGAACGAGCTCGCCTCACTGTTGCAACGCAACCCCAACATTAATATTGAATTGGGCTCCCACACCGATTGCCAGGGGCCGGAAGGCTACAACCAGCGACTCAGCCAGGATCGCGCTCAGTCCGCCGTGAACTATCTCATTGAGAGGGGCATCGATGGCAACCGACTCACCGCCCGTGGCTACGGTGAAACCCAACCCGTCGCGGAGTGTGTGTGCCAACGCTGTACGGATGAGGAAAACCAGCGTAATCGGCGGACTACTTTTAGGATTGTGGAGTAG
- a CDS encoding TolC family protein encodes MLSLRYSIPQLYTRVSALILLMTIGGIMTGQRSLSLSDAIQEGLLNNYQIRLAKADLAVAENNNDDALTGKFPTISLGVTPAVNYRNNTNPASIVSQSNTTSYGIGPTANLNWTLFNGGRVEIAKTQLATLADLSAGRVRVEVENSIAQIIQAYFNAVVQQEQISVRRRVLELSRDRIEYQNVRREFGRAGTFEELQARDAYLTDSTQLVLQQLNYETATQNLLQLLGAEDVNQALTLTTELDYDGERFNEALLQTELDRKNSQLRTLAINRELAGIRTRLIQTEYKPLVALQGGAGYDINVQTGTQTFDFGNEQPTREQELPGIAARTLSANLGIGVSYLLYDGKSRRVREQSAKLEEMTAELEYDAINQQLRTQLASAIARHDNQITIVSITRDLIANAERNIEISDERFRGGTINSFDYRTIQLNLVNAEFQLLNALLNLKNTETEILRLTGQVVGD; translated from the coding sequence ATGCTATCACTTCGCTACTCGATCCCCCAACTTTATACCCGCGTGAGCGCCCTAATTCTGTTGATGACCATAGGAGGTATAATGACTGGTCAGCGAAGTCTATCGCTAAGTGATGCCATCCAGGAAGGTCTGTTGAATAATTACCAGATCCGCCTCGCCAAGGCGGACCTCGCCGTCGCGGAAAACAATAATGATGATGCACTGACCGGTAAATTTCCGACCATTTCCCTGGGCGTAACGCCCGCCGTTAACTACCGAAATAACACCAACCCGGCGAGCATTGTATCGCAGAGTAATACGACTTCCTACGGCATCGGGCCCACCGCCAACCTGAACTGGACCTTGTTCAACGGCGGCCGCGTAGAAATTGCGAAAACCCAGTTGGCCACGCTGGCCGACTTGAGTGCAGGGAGGGTGCGCGTTGAAGTGGAGAACAGCATTGCCCAGATCATCCAGGCCTACTTTAACGCAGTCGTTCAACAGGAACAAATTTCCGTGCGCCGTCGCGTCCTGGAACTAAGCCGGGACCGGATTGAATACCAGAACGTTCGCCGTGAGTTTGGCCGCGCCGGTACCTTCGAAGAACTGCAGGCCCGCGATGCCTACCTAACGGATTCCACCCAACTGGTGCTTCAGCAGCTGAATTACGAAACAGCCACCCAAAATCTCCTGCAACTCCTCGGCGCCGAAGATGTGAACCAAGCACTAACGCTGACCACGGAATTGGATTACGACGGAGAACGCTTTAACGAGGCCCTCCTGCAAACGGAACTGGACCGCAAGAACAGCCAATTGCGGACGCTAGCCATCAACCGCGAATTAGCAGGCATTAGGACGCGCCTCATTCAAACCGAATACAAGCCACTCGTTGCCCTGCAGGGTGGGGCGGGCTACGACATCAACGTGCAGACCGGTACGCAAACCTTTGACTTTGGTAACGAACAACCCACCCGCGAGCAGGAATTGCCTGGAATCGCTGCCCGCACCCTTTCCGCCAATTTAGGTATTGGTGTCAGCTACCTCCTGTACGATGGAAAGAGCCGTCGGGTGCGCGAACAATCAGCCAAACTTGAAGAGATGACGGCGGAGCTGGAGTACGATGCCATCAACCAACAACTTCGGACCCAATTGGCAAGTGCTATTGCTCGCCACGACAATCAAATCACGATTGTCAGCATCACCCGCGACCTGATCGCCAACGCCGAACGCAACATTGAGATCTCCGACGAACGCTTTCGGGGCGGAACGATCAATAGTTTCGACTACCGAACCATTCAGCTCAATCTCGTCAACGCCGAGTTCCAATTACTCAATGCGCTGCTGAATCTCAAGAACACGGAAACGGAGATCCTGCGCCTGACGGGGCAGGTGGTAGGGGACTAA
- a CDS encoding GtrA family protein — MIERAWTFVRGKIPFAMTGLVATGINYGVYLLLVDRYLPPGPATLIAYSSSVILNFFLQRYFVFELNRSLRSAFAWSMVVSAGGLLLDWLIIIGLHQFPLVGNEEWLIKLIATGIVFFYNYYLKRYVFEGSKEGAAAGAEGLDMQDQTSKARRSSN; from the coding sequence ATGATCGAACGCGCCTGGACTTTCGTGCGGGGGAAAATTCCCTTCGCAATGACCGGGCTCGTAGCAACGGGCATCAACTACGGCGTGTACTTACTGCTGGTAGATCGTTACCTGCCGCCCGGCCCGGCTACGTTGATTGCCTATTCCAGCAGTGTCATCCTCAATTTCTTCCTGCAGCGTTACTTCGTTTTTGAGTTAAACCGTTCGTTGCGGAGTGCCTTCGCTTGGAGTATGGTAGTCAGCGCCGGTGGTCTGCTACTGGACTGGCTCATTATCATTGGCCTTCACCAATTTCCCCTCGTGGGGAATGAAGAATGGCTCATCAAACTCATCGCTACGGGCATCGTCTTCTTCTACAATTACTACCTCAAGCGCTACGTCTTCGAAGGCTCAAAAGAGGGCGCTGCCGCAGGTGCCGAGGGATTGGATATGCAGGACCAAACCAGTAAAGCGCGCCGATCCTCAAACTAA
- a CDS encoding 5'(3')-deoxyribonucleotidase yields the protein MARICVDMDGVMADTYAKFVTAYEKEFNRVLTQKDLLGKKVYDLDGANHLRDLMYEKGFFRDLQVMDNAPEVLEELYAQHEIFIVTTATEFRHSMRDKWDWMAEHFPFIHHSRMVFCGTKDIVYGDYLLDDKVSNLKVFKGEGLLFSALDNHYDTGFHRLNNWLEVREFFRAERQSEISLLG from the coding sequence ATGGCCAGAATCTGTGTTGATATGGACGGGGTGATGGCCGATACGTACGCCAAGTTCGTGACGGCTTACGAAAAGGAATTCAATCGAGTCCTCACCCAAAAAGATCTCCTGGGGAAGAAGGTCTACGACCTGGATGGAGCCAATCATTTACGTGACTTGATGTACGAAAAGGGCTTCTTCCGCGACTTGCAAGTGATGGACAACGCCCCGGAAGTACTCGAAGAATTATACGCGCAACACGAAATATTCATCGTTACGACCGCTACTGAATTTCGCCATTCGATGCGCGATAAGTGGGATTGGATGGCGGAGCACTTCCCCTTCATTCACCATTCCCGGATGGTCTTTTGTGGTACGAAAGACATCGTGTACGGCGATTATTTGCTGGATGATAAGGTGTCTAACCTCAAAGTTTTCAAAGGGGAAGGGTTGCTCTTTTCTGCGTTGGACAACCACTACGACACCGGCTTTCACCGGCTTAATAATTGGCTAGAGGTAAGGGAATTTTTCCGTGCCGAACGGCAGTCCGAAATCTCCCTGCTAGGATGA
- a CDS encoding efflux RND transporter permease subunit, with product MRSFIAYFVKYPVAANLIMFGLLVLGVLSVTQMKATFFPEFESRTISMQFIYPGASPEEVEEGIINKVEENLKGLTGLERYTSVSSENSGRLTIEVEKGYDTDIILQEVKNEVDRINSFPVGMEPPIVYKQERLGRAITFALSGDGVSLAALKRTARQIEDDLLQVEGLSKVTLSGFPEEEIEIAFREADLQAYGLTFLEASNAVRRNNVDITGGTVKGEDEELLLRARNKEYFADGLRNIVVKSTPNGGTVRLSQVATIRDRWADTPNRSYLDGSPSVNVQVQNTLDEDMLQITDTVKAYLAVFNQENPDIRASIISDESITLRQRIDTLINNGWQGFLIVCILLAVFLHWRLAFWVALSIPISFAGMFIVAAYLGITLNVISLFGMILVIGILVDDGIVIGENIYSYHERGIPRIEAAIEGTKNVIGAVFAAITTTVIAFSSFFFLDGSLGDFFPEMAIVVIFSLIFSMVEGFIILPTHVAHSKALDKDAKPNIVQRKFDQLMDFMRDRMYGPVLRWVLRSKFLALSMCLAVLFLSFGMINGGFVKTTFFPIIEGDEVTITLQLPAGTPETKTKEILERIADASERVNERMSQEYYNGELELVERVEMKLGPTTYEGTVTVAMIPGEDRDPVSQRQVTNAIREEVGPIDEAEVLSFGARSFFGKPVSVSLVGSNIDELDAATAELKAELNQFSELADVVDNNQEGLREINISLKEKARYLGLDLQDIVGQVRSAFFGAEAQRLQRGEDEVRVWLRYGETSRRSIADLQNMRIRIPGGGEYPLSEIVELEPQRGVIAINHVDGKREVKVEADIADNSVSVTDVNALISSTTVPAILDKYPGVSTVTDGQVRNQQKTSASLAIVGPVVLALMFFVIALTFRSVMQSVVLFLLMPFGFIGVIGGHWLMDKPLSLFSFLGIIALIGIIVNDGLVFVSKYNENLREKMPMMEALAEASKSRFRPILLTSVTTFAGLAPLLLNKSRQAQFLIPMAISVAFGLLAVTVILLILLPALLVLLNRLRFYWAKGMHPDEVWSYTNVEPAYQQMDFAPEELPDPPTKRRNSGAMDEDLID from the coding sequence TTGAGATCATTCATTGCCTATTTCGTTAAGTACCCGGTAGCCGCCAACCTCATCATGTTTGGCCTCCTCGTATTGGGTGTCCTGAGCGTGACTCAGATGAAGGCGACCTTCTTCCCGGAGTTCGAAAGTCGGACGATCAGCATGCAATTCATCTACCCCGGCGCCAGCCCGGAAGAAGTGGAGGAAGGCATCATTAACAAGGTGGAAGAAAACCTGAAAGGGCTAACGGGCCTGGAACGCTATACCAGCGTCAGCTCCGAAAACTCGGGCCGATTGACCATCGAAGTAGAGAAAGGGTACGATACGGACATCATTCTTCAGGAAGTCAAGAACGAAGTGGACCGGATTAATTCTTTTCCCGTCGGCATGGAGCCGCCCATCGTGTATAAGCAGGAACGCCTCGGCCGCGCCATCACCTTTGCCTTGAGTGGGGATGGCGTTAGCCTTGCCGCCCTGAAAAGAACGGCTCGGCAGATTGAGGATGACCTCCTACAGGTAGAAGGGCTCTCCAAAGTGACGCTGAGTGGCTTCCCCGAAGAAGAGATCGAGATTGCCTTCCGCGAAGCGGACCTTCAAGCCTATGGGCTTACCTTCCTGGAAGCCTCCAACGCCGTCCGTCGGAACAACGTCGACATTACCGGAGGTACCGTTAAGGGGGAGGACGAAGAACTCCTCCTCCGCGCCCGCAACAAAGAGTACTTTGCCGATGGACTGCGGAACATCGTCGTAAAGTCCACCCCCAACGGCGGGACGGTACGCTTGAGCCAAGTCGCCACCATTCGTGACCGCTGGGCGGATACCCCGAACCGATCCTACCTGGATGGTTCGCCGTCCGTCAACGTCCAGGTCCAGAATACGCTGGACGAGGATATGCTGCAGATCACCGATACGGTGAAGGCCTACCTTGCCGTCTTCAACCAGGAAAATCCGGACATCCGCGCCAGTATAATTAGTGATGAGAGCATAACCTTGCGTCAGCGCATCGATACGCTCATCAACAATGGATGGCAGGGATTCCTCATCGTCTGTATTCTGCTGGCCGTGTTCCTCCACTGGCGCTTGGCCTTTTGGGTAGCGCTTTCCATTCCCATCAGTTTTGCGGGGATGTTCATCGTCGCTGCCTACCTGGGTATCACGTTGAATGTTATTTCCCTATTCGGGATGATCCTCGTGATTGGTATCCTGGTGGACGACGGCATCGTGATCGGAGAGAACATCTACAGCTACCACGAGCGGGGCATCCCCAGAATTGAGGCGGCCATCGAAGGAACAAAAAATGTGATCGGCGCCGTTTTCGCGGCCATCACTACGACGGTCATCGCCTTTTCAAGCTTCTTTTTTCTGGACGGATCTCTCGGTGACTTCTTCCCCGAGATGGCCATCGTGGTGATCTTCTCCCTCATCTTTTCGATGGTGGAGGGCTTCATCATTCTACCCACTCACGTCGCCCACTCCAAGGCATTGGATAAGGACGCCAAGCCGAATATCGTCCAACGCAAGTTCGATCAATTGATGGATTTCATGCGGGACCGGATGTATGGCCCCGTTCTGCGCTGGGTATTACGGAGCAAATTTTTGGCCTTGTCCATGTGCCTGGCGGTACTGTTCCTGAGCTTTGGAATGATCAATGGTGGTTTTGTCAAAACAACTTTCTTCCCGATCATCGAAGGGGATGAGGTGACCATCACGTTGCAACTGCCGGCCGGCACTCCGGAAACGAAAACCAAGGAAATCCTGGAGCGTATTGCAGATGCTTCCGAACGCGTCAACGAGCGGATGTCCCAAGAGTACTACAACGGTGAACTGGAGCTCGTCGAGCGCGTCGAAATGAAACTGGGGCCTACCACTTACGAGGGCACGGTCACGGTTGCCATGATCCCCGGTGAAGATCGTGACCCCGTATCCCAACGGCAGGTCACGAACGCCATCCGCGAAGAGGTGGGGCCGATTGATGAAGCGGAGGTGCTTTCCTTCGGGGCCCGGTCCTTCTTCGGCAAGCCGGTGAGTGTTAGTTTGGTTGGGTCTAATATCGACGAGCTGGACGCCGCCACGGCAGAACTAAAAGCTGAACTGAACCAATTTTCCGAACTAGCGGATGTCGTTGATAACAACCAGGAAGGTCTGCGCGAGATCAACATCAGCCTGAAGGAGAAAGCGCGGTACCTCGGTCTTGACCTACAGGATATCGTTGGCCAGGTCCGTTCCGCTTTCTTTGGGGCGGAGGCCCAACGCTTGCAGCGGGGTGAAGACGAAGTCCGGGTGTGGCTCCGCTACGGCGAAACCAGCCGCCGTAGCATTGCCGATCTGCAGAACATGCGCATCCGTATCCCCGGGGGAGGGGAGTATCCCCTTTCGGAAATCGTAGAACTGGAACCACAGCGCGGCGTCATCGCCATCAATCACGTCGATGGAAAGCGGGAAGTGAAGGTGGAAGCGGACATTGCCGACAACAGCGTTTCGGTGACGGACGTCAACGCCCTGATCTCCTCCACGACGGTTCCCGCCATTTTGGACAAGTACCCTGGCGTGTCCACGGTTACGGACGGGCAGGTTCGCAACCAGCAAAAGACATCCGCTTCGTTGGCTATTGTCGGTCCGGTAGTTTTAGCGTTGATGTTCTTCGTGATTGCGCTGACCTTCCGGTCCGTGATGCAATCCGTCGTACTGTTTTTGCTGATGCCCTTTGGCTTCATCGGCGTAATCGGCGGTCACTGGCTCATGGATAAGCCGCTTTCCCTATTTTCCTTCCTCGGCATCATTGCCCTGATCGGGATCATCGTGAATGATGGCTTAGTTTTCGTATCGAAATACAACGAAAACCTGCGGGAGAAGATGCCGATGATGGAGGCCTTAGCGGAGGCATCCAAAAGTCGTTTCCGCCCGATACTGCTGACGTCCGTCACCACCTTTGCTGGATTGGCTCCCTTGCTGTTGAATAAATCGCGGCAGGCCCAATTCCTGATTCCCATGGCTATTTCGGTGGCCTTTGGGTTGCTGGCGGTGACGGTCATTCTGCTCATTCTGTTACCCGCGCTGCTGGTGTTGCTTAACCGTCTCCGTTTCTACTGGGCTAAGGGTATGCATCCGGACGAGGTTTGGTCCTACACCAACGTCGAGCCCGCTTACCAGCAGATGGACTTTGCGCCGGAAGAACTCCCTGATCCACCCACCAAGCGCCGGAATAGCGGCGCAATGGATGAAGATTTAATCGACTAA
- a CDS encoding efflux RND transporter periplasmic adaptor subunit, translating into MNKQPWYTVALKAVLGIAIIAGGYFGYKALGDLKADPPKRDIPERIKEVETITVLNANINSELGVQGRLQAYNKIPLFTEVGGAVRETGKPFKEGTYFKEGQTLLRIDNTEARYNIQAQKATLLNSIANMMPDLKIDYPESFEAWNRYLNNFSVDDPLPALPEAQNQRERLFVAGRNLATQYYSIKSLEDRLGKYVLTAPFSGVLTTATVDQGTVVRPGQQLGELMATGYYEMVATVPLSQLDFLRPGGKVELYSEDIAGSWTGTIRRVSDQIDPASQTVNVYVGVSGRDLREGMYLRGEADAKVFENVVEIDRDKLVDESEVYVVRNDTLLELIPVNVRKFNRETVIVAGIPDGTQLLSSDVAGAYDGMRVQLAGTKSTEARIRKPDAAKEPVSK; encoded by the coding sequence ATGAATAAGCAACCCTGGTACACCGTTGCCCTCAAAGCCGTGCTGGGCATTGCCATCATCGCCGGTGGCTACTTCGGCTACAAGGCCCTCGGCGATCTGAAGGCGGACCCACCCAAACGAGATATCCCCGAACGCATCAAGGAGGTGGAAACCATCACGGTGCTTAACGCCAACATCAATTCCGAGCTTGGCGTGCAGGGGAGGTTGCAAGCCTACAATAAGATCCCGCTCTTCACCGAAGTTGGGGGCGCCGTCCGAGAAACGGGTAAGCCGTTCAAAGAGGGCACGTACTTTAAAGAAGGGCAAACCCTACTGCGAATTGACAACACGGAGGCACGCTACAACATCCAGGCCCAGAAGGCTACCCTGTTGAATAGCATCGCCAACATGATGCCCGACCTCAAGATCGACTACCCAGAGAGCTTCGAGGCTTGGAACCGGTACCTCAACAATTTCTCGGTGGATGACCCCCTCCCGGCACTCCCCGAAGCACAGAACCAGCGCGAACGCCTTTTCGTAGCCGGCCGTAACCTGGCCACTCAGTACTATTCCATCAAATCTCTCGAGGATCGGCTCGGTAAATACGTACTCACGGCCCCCTTCAGCGGTGTCCTTACTACGGCTACGGTAGATCAGGGAACGGTAGTCCGCCCCGGCCAGCAACTCGGTGAATTGATGGCCACCGGCTACTACGAAATGGTCGCCACCGTACCCCTCAGCCAATTGGATTTCCTCCGCCCCGGCGGCAAGGTCGAGCTCTACAGCGAAGACATCGCGGGCAGCTGGACGGGCACCATTCGCCGCGTCAGCGATCAGATCGACCCCGCCAGCCAAACCGTCAATGTCTATGTAGGCGTAAGCGGTCGGGACTTACGCGAGGGGATGTACCTCCGCGGCGAAGCCGACGCCAAAGTGTTCGAAAACGTAGTGGAGATCGATCGCGATAAGCTCGTTGACGAATCCGAAGTCTACGTAGTGCGCAACGATACTTTGCTAGAGCTCATCCCCGTCAACGTGAGGAAGTTCAACCGTGAAACCGTCATCGTCGCTGGCATCCCCGATGGTACCCAACTGCTATCCAGCGACGTAGCTGGAGCTTACGATGGTATGCGGGTTCAGTTAGCGGGCACGAAGAGCACCGAAGCTAGAATCCGAAAACCTGACGCCGCAAAAGAACCCGTTTCGAAGTAG